A single genomic interval of Terriglobus albidus harbors:
- a CDS encoding methyl-accepting chemotaxis protein translates to MNLQRYTVKQKLLISYGTMMILLVLLGGLAVYEISGLGELTWELGIKDATKMYNAGMANGHSTEMLAASRRIAVKESIGDAEGVSRAIDEYTAYEKKMREDIATILKQGVSAEGRPTLEAATTKLDMAAQLFPHYLELIRSHQVKEASQFAESQLEPALLDVDAAGSKMLERQKVVMGKANTKAEDAITFARWLIGTLLTLGAVSGVLIAFIVRLLDRQLRHAVRELSVGSDQVTEASAQVATSSQNLAKDTSEQAAMIEETSASAEEINSMARRNAENSDHSTALVSEAVRHSDDANHAVAQCVEAMDALSQSSEQIAKIIGVIDKIAFQTNILALNAAVEAARAGEAGMGFAVVAEEVRNLAQRCAQAAQETSVLIKNSVDNTAAGRERMTTLVDSGRKVHEVFGRIKVMIDEIRMSSQEQGKGIDQISRAIGRMESGTQKNAANAEESAAAAQELNAQSDALRGVATGLARMTGVPVRGHSQKAVVTPVLKPVKAPVLRPAIAKAPAVNTFVPQRLAPAAASNIDANFTDF, encoded by the coding sequence GTGAACCTGCAACGCTATACCGTCAAACAGAAACTTCTTATCTCATACGGGACCATGATGATTCTTCTGGTCCTGCTGGGCGGACTCGCCGTTTACGAGATTAGTGGTCTCGGCGAGTTGACGTGGGAACTCGGCATCAAGGACGCGACCAAGATGTATAACGCCGGCATGGCGAATGGTCATTCGACTGAGATGCTCGCCGCCAGCCGCAGAATCGCGGTCAAAGAGTCGATCGGTGATGCGGAAGGCGTGAGCCGGGCCATCGATGAGTACACCGCGTACGAGAAAAAGATGCGCGAGGACATCGCCACCATTCTGAAGCAGGGTGTCTCAGCAGAAGGCCGCCCGACGCTGGAGGCCGCCACCACCAAGCTGGATATGGCGGCACAGTTGTTCCCGCACTACCTTGAGCTGATTCGTTCTCACCAGGTCAAAGAAGCCTCGCAGTTTGCAGAGAGCCAACTTGAACCTGCCCTTCTTGATGTCGATGCAGCCGGTTCGAAGATGCTGGAGCGCCAAAAGGTCGTGATGGGCAAAGCGAATACCAAGGCAGAAGATGCAATCACATTCGCACGCTGGCTCATCGGCACCTTGCTCACCCTTGGAGCCGTCTCCGGAGTTCTGATCGCATTTATCGTCCGCTTACTGGACCGCCAGTTGCGCCACGCTGTACGCGAGCTTTCAGTCGGTTCCGATCAGGTAACGGAGGCATCGGCCCAGGTTGCCACCTCGAGCCAGAATCTGGCGAAGGACACCTCTGAGCAGGCCGCAATGATCGAAGAGACCTCAGCTTCGGCAGAGGAGATCAACTCCATGGCCCGCCGCAATGCGGAGAACTCGGATCACTCTACAGCCCTGGTCTCTGAAGCGGTTCGCCATAGTGACGATGCCAATCATGCCGTCGCACAGTGCGTGGAAGCCATGGATGCACTGAGCCAGTCCAGCGAACAGATCGCCAAGATCATCGGAGTGATCGATAAGATCGCCTTCCAGACCAACATTCTGGCGCTGAACGCCGCGGTCGAAGCCGCGCGTGCCGGTGAAGCCGGTATGGGATTCGCCGTCGTCGCCGAAGAGGTTCGCAATCTGGCTCAACGTTGCGCTCAGGCGGCACAGGAGACCTCGGTCCTAATCAAGAATTCCGTCGACAACACCGCCGCAGGCCGTGAGCGGATGACCACCCTGGTTGACTCGGGCCGCAAGGTGCATGAGGTCTTTGGTCGCATCAAGGTCATGATCGATGAGATCCGCATGAGCAGCCAGGAGCAGGGCAAGGGGATTGACCAGATCAGCCGCGCCATCGGCCGCATGGAGAGTGGAACCCAGAAGAACGCAGCCAATGCAGAAGAAAGCGCGGCCGCGGCACAGGAACTGAATGCCCAATCCGATGCGTTGCGTGGAGTCGCGACGGGTCTGGCGCGCATGACCGGTGTCCCTGTACGTGGCCACTCGCAAAAGGCAGTTGTGACGCCTGTGCTCAAGCCCGTCAAAGCTCCAGTGCTACGTCCGGCGATTGCAAAAGCTCCAGCGGTGAATACCTTCGTTCCACAACGTCTTGCACCGGCCGCGGCCAGCAATATCGACGCTAACTTTACAGACTTCTAG
- a CDS encoding c-type cytochrome: MTIFNSKLRRSALVGGFAAAVSLSVWLCTGNLHVSAQQVPSGEHGGQAEPPAQGARNRGGLVAYPDREKASQEVLDRGKATFGVNCAFCHGSDAGGGSVGPNLLRSEIVLQDQKGELIAPIVHGARVDRGMPKIDLTDAQVADVAAWLHSLKVSSRAVITEKINIVVGDANTGKDTFTHLCGSCHSVTGDLSGFAAKYSEPRAMQQAWLLPGMPAGRFPGAPAGPSVPLKVPPVTATVTPPKGTPITGKLDAIDDFYVQVSTEDGVAHRFLRDNDLPKVEIHDPLAAHRAMFRTIKDKEIHDITAYLVTLK; encoded by the coding sequence ATGACGATCTTCAACTCGAAACTTCGCCGAAGCGCACTGGTTGGCGGTTTTGCCGCGGCAGTGTCTTTATCGGTTTGGCTGTGTACCGGCAATCTTCATGTATCTGCTCAGCAGGTGCCGAGCGGCGAGCACGGCGGGCAGGCTGAGCCGCCTGCTCAGGGAGCCAGAAACCGTGGTGGCCTGGTGGCCTATCCCGACCGGGAGAAGGCGTCACAGGAAGTGCTCGATCGCGGCAAGGCCACTTTCGGTGTGAACTGTGCCTTTTGCCATGGATCGGATGCAGGCGGTGGATCCGTCGGCCCCAACCTCTTGCGTTCTGAGATTGTGCTGCAGGATCAGAAGGGCGAACTGATCGCTCCCATTGTGCACGGAGCCCGTGTCGACCGCGGCATGCCCAAGATAGATCTGACCGATGCGCAGGTTGCTGACGTTGCCGCCTGGCTGCATAGCCTGAAGGTCAGCAGCCGCGCCGTCATCACCGAAAAGATCAACATCGTGGTGGGCGACGCGAATACCGGCAAAGATACATTCACCCATCTCTGCGGATCGTGTCATTCCGTGACCGGCGACCTTTCCGGGTTCGCTGCAAAGTACTCCGAACCCCGCGCGATGCAGCAGGCCTGGTTGCTGCCGGGGATGCCTGCAGGCCGCTTCCCAGGAGCTCCTGCCGGTCCTTCCGTACCTCTGAAGGTACCGCCGGTTACAGCAACCGTGACTCCGCCAAAGGGAACGCCTATTACCGGCAAGCTCGATGCCATTGACGATTTCTACGTCCAGGTCTCGACCGAGGATGGCGTTGCACACCGCTTCCTGCGGGACAACGATCTTCCGAAGGTCGAGATCCACGATCCTCTTGCCGCCCATCGTGCGATGTTCCGCACTATCAAGGACAAAGAGATCCACGACATTACCGCCTATCTGGTGACGCTGAAATAA
- a CDS encoding acido-empty-quinoprotein group A — translation MRVLRTFAAIAVAAMTVAPAMAQKAWLDPADILNPKPDTWLTYSGDYSGRRFSSLKDINASNVHGLTLAWAQRLSAGSAPPSAGPFSFAPPAPPTTVGGVGTIEAQMGSVKGAILQVNGVLYVTTPDNVWALDAYDGHELWHYLWKTRGGTHIGNRGVGMWHDRLFFETPDNFLVALNATTGKEIWHKEIASFDLQYFSTMSPIVVGDHLLVGTGNDLDEPGLLQSFNPETGDVEWKWYAVPMKEGDPGLDTWKNLDAASHGGGNVWVPGSYDPETHLYIFGTGNPTAAYTSQLRGPGANLYTCSLVALNVETGKMAWYYQTSPHDTHDFDSTQTPVLTDAMFGGKMRKLAITAARNGYFFVLDRVTGEHLLTSKLVDSPNWAKDTLDKNGAPDRDPAKDFDLGGALVSPANGGIVNWPPPAYSPQTGYFYAHAQESYAMYYLATTDPRGAMGLGGKDELSVGSLGSYLVAMDPKTGKPAWKHRYPGVTGGGGGLNGLLTTAGGLLFASDARGNFVAHDAATGKALWHTRISTTNAPETYMLDGHQYVLVAGGDTVYAFRLQ, via the coding sequence ATGCGCGTACTAAGAACGTTTGCAGCAATTGCAGTGGCGGCCATGACCGTGGCTCCTGCCATGGCGCAGAAGGCGTGGCTGGACCCCGCCGATATCCTGAACCCCAAGCCCGATACCTGGCTGACCTACTCTGGCGACTACAGTGGCCGCCGCTTCAGCTCTCTGAAAGACATCAACGCCTCGAACGTTCATGGCCTCACCCTGGCATGGGCACAGCGCCTGAGCGCTGGTTCGGCCCCACCAAGCGCTGGTCCATTCTCGTTCGCTCCTCCGGCGCCTCCGACGACCGTAGGTGGTGTCGGTACGATCGAGGCCCAGATGGGTAGCGTGAAGGGCGCCATCCTGCAGGTGAATGGGGTGTTGTATGTCACTACGCCGGACAATGTGTGGGCGCTCGACGCCTACGATGGTCATGAGCTGTGGCACTACCTGTGGAAGACACGCGGCGGTACGCACATCGGCAACCGTGGCGTGGGCATGTGGCACGACCGCCTCTTCTTTGAGACCCCGGACAACTTCCTTGTGGCTCTGAACGCAACCACGGGTAAGGAGATCTGGCACAAGGAGATCGCCTCCTTCGATCTGCAGTACTTTTCCACCATGTCGCCGATCGTTGTTGGAGATCACCTGCTGGTCGGTACCGGCAACGACCTCGATGAGCCCGGCCTGTTGCAGTCTTTCAACCCGGAGACAGGCGACGTGGAGTGGAAGTGGTACGCCGTTCCAATGAAGGAAGGCGATCCGGGGCTCGATACGTGGAAGAACCTGGACGCAGCTTCGCACGGCGGAGGCAATGTGTGGGTGCCTGGATCATACGATCCGGAGACCCACCTCTACATCTTTGGCACGGGTAATCCGACCGCCGCCTACACGTCGCAGCTTCGCGGGCCTGGTGCGAATCTCTATACCTGCTCACTGGTGGCGTTGAACGTTGAGACCGGCAAGATGGCCTGGTACTACCAGACATCTCCACATGACACGCATGACTTCGACTCCACTCAAACACCGGTGCTGACCGACGCCATGTTCGGTGGCAAGATGCGCAAGCTGGCTATCACGGCGGCCCGCAACGGCTACTTCTTCGTGCTCGATCGAGTGACCGGCGAGCATCTGCTGACCAGCAAGCTTGTCGACTCTCCAAACTGGGCGAAGGACACTCTCGACAAGAACGGCGCTCCCGACCGCGACCCGGCCAAGGACTTTGACCTTGGTGGAGCTCTGGTCTCTCCAGCCAACGGTGGCATCGTGAACTGGCCGCCGCCGGCGTACAGTCCGCAGACCGGCTATTTCTATGCACACGCACAGGAGAGCTATGCGATGTACTACCTCGCCACCACCGACCCTCGCGGAGCCATGGGACTCGGCGGCAAAGACGAGCTGAGTGTCGGCTCGCTGGGAAGCTACCTGGTAGCAATGGACCCGAAGACCGGCAAGCCTGCCTGGAAGCATCGCTATCCCGGTGTTACCGGGGGAGGTGGTGGGCTCAACGGTTTGCTGACAACTGCAGGAGGCCTGCTCTTTGCTTCGGATGCACGCGGCAACTTTGTTGCGCATGATGCAGCTACCGGCAAGGCGCTTTGGCATACACGCATCTCCACAACCAATGCTCCGGAGACCTACATGCTCGATGGTCATCAGTATGTCCTTGTTGCCGGCGGCGATACGGTATATGCCTTCCGCCTGCAGTAA
- a CDS encoding sugar phosphate isomerase/epimerase family protein: MRYSRREFGKLAISSLPVAAAVAANPARLFAATKPNSKFNGVQIGVISYSYRQMPQHGVLDDLKYMVENGINACELETIQEEWAGAPKRPMMQRPAGPPPAAGAPRPSGPRPEMAEYNEALTKWRTTMPISKYEELRKIYADAGVWIYAFKAGLTMRMPDAEFDYVFNAAKACGANHVTMEMPDGQPELTKRIGEFGAKHKMMIGYHAHLQALPTTWDEACAQSPYNGINLDLGHYTAAGNKDQIEFVKKHHDRITSMHLKDRKSKEHGEANTPWGEGDTPLKEVLQLMKKEGYKFPATIEVEYPIPADSDSVKEVGKCLAYAKAALA; encoded by the coding sequence ATGCGGTATTCAAGACGTGAATTCGGCAAACTCGCAATCTCAAGCCTGCCGGTAGCAGCGGCTGTGGCAGCCAACCCCGCTCGTTTGTTTGCAGCCACGAAGCCCAACTCGAAGTTCAACGGAGTGCAGATTGGTGTCATTAGCTACAGCTACCGGCAGATGCCGCAGCATGGTGTGCTGGATGACCTGAAGTACATGGTTGAGAACGGCATCAACGCCTGCGAGCTGGAGACGATTCAGGAGGAGTGGGCCGGAGCTCCCAAGCGCCCGATGATGCAGCGCCCCGCAGGTCCGCCACCCGCGGCCGGTGCGCCTCGTCCCTCAGGTCCCCGGCCAGAGATGGCCGAGTACAACGAAGCTCTGACGAAGTGGCGCACGACCATGCCGATCTCGAAGTATGAAGAGCTGCGCAAGATCTATGCCGATGCCGGTGTCTGGATCTATGCCTTCAAGGCCGGCCTCACCATGAGAATGCCCGATGCGGAGTTCGACTACGTCTTCAACGCAGCCAAGGCCTGCGGAGCGAACCACGTCACCATGGAGATGCCCGACGGCCAGCCGGAGCTGACCAAGCGCATCGGCGAGTTCGGAGCGAAGCATAAGATGATGATCGGCTATCACGCGCACCTGCAGGCGTTGCCCACTACGTGGGATGAAGCCTGTGCGCAGTCTCCCTACAACGGCATCAATCTTGACCTCGGCCACTACACGGCTGCCGGTAACAAAGACCAGATTGAATTCGTGAAGAAACACCACGACCGCATCACCAGCATGCACTTGAAGGACCGCAAGAGTAAGGAACATGGCGAGGCGAACACGCCCTGGGGTGAGGGTGACACCCCGCTCAAAGAGGTGCTGCAGTTGATGAAGAAAGAAGGCTACAAGTTCCCGGCGACGATCGAGGTGGAATACCCAATCCCAGCCGATTCGGACTCAGTGAAGGAAGTCGGGAAGTGCCTGGCGTATGCCAAAGCTGCACTGGCTTAG
- a CDS encoding nucleoside permease — protein MNMQMRFRLSAMMFLEFFIWGSWYVTVTTWVSQTLHFNGVQTGMVAGTTAIGAVLSPFLAGWVADNLMAAEKMLALLHLIGAGLMYAASLQTSFAPLYGLVLAYSILYMPTLGLVNAIAFRQMDHPKSEFAPIRVLGTIGWICAGLLVSYGFHGDATALPLKLAAGGSIVMAVYSLLLPNTPPQATESFKVSNLFPVEVRRMFSDRSFLVFALASFLICIPLQFYYAFTNPFLNQIGVANAAGKMTFGQMSEMGCMLLIPWFFRRLGVKWMLIAGISAWVLRYVFFAYGNPQAGVWMLLLGILLHGICYDFFFVTGQIYTDHKAPAAYRSAAQGLITLITYGVGMLLGSWLSGVVVDKFASPDGGHAWTSIWLVAASIAAAVLVFFFFAFNEENGAEA, from the coding sequence ATGAACATGCAGATGCGGTTCCGGCTGAGCGCCATGATGTTTTTGGAGTTTTTCATCTGGGGTTCCTGGTATGTGACAGTAACAACCTGGGTTAGCCAGACGCTCCACTTTAATGGCGTACAGACTGGAATGGTTGCCGGTACAACGGCCATCGGTGCCGTACTGTCACCCTTTCTCGCAGGTTGGGTGGCCGACAACCTAATGGCCGCCGAAAAGATGCTGGCTCTGTTGCACCTGATTGGAGCCGGTCTGATGTATGCGGCGTCGCTGCAGACGAGCTTCGCTCCCCTGTACGGGCTGGTGCTTGCATACTCCATCCTCTACATGCCGACCCTTGGCTTGGTCAACGCGATTGCCTTCCGCCAGATGGACCATCCGAAGTCTGAGTTTGCCCCGATCCGCGTGCTGGGAACCATCGGCTGGATCTGCGCGGGACTCCTGGTAAGCTACGGATTCCACGGCGACGCGACGGCGCTTCCGCTCAAGCTGGCGGCAGGCGGCTCGATCGTAATGGCGGTGTATTCGCTGCTCCTGCCCAATACGCCTCCACAGGCCACAGAGAGCTTCAAGGTGAGCAATCTGTTTCCAGTCGAAGTGCGACGGATGTTCAGCGATCGCAGCTTCCTGGTATTTGCTCTGGCGTCGTTTTTGATCTGCATTCCGCTGCAGTTCTATTACGCCTTCACCAATCCCTTTCTGAACCAGATCGGTGTGGCGAATGCCGCAGGCAAGATGACGTTCGGCCAGATGTCGGAGATGGGATGCATGCTGCTCATCCCCTGGTTCTTCCGCCGGCTTGGTGTGAAGTGGATGCTGATCGCGGGTATTTCAGCATGGGTACTGCGGTATGTCTTCTTTGCCTATGGAAATCCGCAAGCGGGCGTCTGGATGCTCTTGCTTGGCATCCTGCTGCACGGCATCTGCTACGACTTTTTCTTCGTAACGGGTCAGATCTACACCGATCACAAGGCGCCGGCGGCCTACCGCAGCGCGGCTCAGGGACTGATCACCCTGATCACCTACGGAGTGGGCATGCTGCTCGGCTCGTGGCTTTCAGGCGTGGTCGTCGACAAGTTCGCCTCTCCGGACGGGGGACACGCATGGACCTCCATCTGGCTGGTTGCGGCCTCCATCGCCGCGGCGGTGCTGGTGTTCTTCTTCTTCGCCTTCAACGAAGAGAATGGCGCTGAAGCCTGA
- a CDS encoding Gfo/Idh/MocA family protein, with protein MSSQPKRLSMGLVGPGFIAPHHIDAVRRLGDVDVVAIAGSNAGSARKKADLLHIETSYGDYRELIARPDIDVIHNTTPNHLHFPVSLAALEAGKHVISDKPLAMTSNEASTLRAAADAAGVVNAVTFNYRGNPLVQQARLMVEQDKLGRVFFVHGQYLQDWMADDHVYSWRSDPSKGGVSSALADIGSHWCDLAQHVSGARIIEVLADMTTVVKTRYTGGASAEAFSQNQTGERHPVTVNGEDLASVLVRFDNGARGCFTVAQVLPGHKNGLQLEVNGRSSSLRWLQEEQNELWIGHYNRPNEILKKDPSLMLPGAAGYASLPGGHQEGWPDAFRNIIADIYQWIRTGERPATVCTFADAEYLSHVLDAMLASHEAGSVWKQVQLPAVAGETNTASLAAQ; from the coding sequence ATGTCATCACAACCGAAACGCCTCTCCATGGGACTGGTAGGGCCTGGCTTCATTGCACCGCACCATATTGACGCAGTTCGCCGCCTCGGAGACGTGGATGTCGTCGCAATCGCCGGCTCCAATGCAGGCTCGGCACGGAAGAAAGCGGATCTGCTCCACATCGAGACCTCCTATGGCGACTATCGCGAGCTGATCGCGCGGCCGGATATCGATGTGATTCATAACACGACCCCCAACCATCTGCACTTCCCGGTCAGTCTTGCAGCTCTGGAGGCAGGCAAGCACGTCATCTCGGACAAGCCGCTGGCGATGACCTCGAACGAGGCCTCCACGCTGCGTGCGGCAGCCGATGCCGCTGGTGTAGTGAATGCCGTCACTTTTAACTATCGCGGCAATCCCCTGGTGCAACAGGCACGCTTGATGGTGGAGCAGGACAAGCTTGGACGAGTCTTCTTCGTCCACGGCCAATATCTGCAGGATTGGATGGCAGACGATCACGTCTATTCCTGGCGATCCGATCCGTCCAAGGGAGGCGTGAGCTCCGCGCTTGCCGACATCGGCTCGCACTGGTGCGATCTTGCACAGCATGTCTCAGGTGCACGCATCATCGAAGTATTGGCAGACATGACGACCGTAGTGAAGACCCGCTATACCGGCGGCGCCTCCGCTGAGGCGTTCTCACAGAACCAGACGGGCGAACGGCATCCAGTTACCGTTAACGGCGAAGATCTCGCATCCGTGTTGGTCCGCTTCGATAACGGAGCGCGCGGATGCTTTACGGTGGCTCAGGTATTACCCGGCCATAAAAACGGGCTGCAGCTTGAGGTCAATGGCCGTTCTTCCTCCCTCCGCTGGCTGCAGGAAGAACAAAATGAGCTCTGGATCGGTCACTATAACCGGCCGAACGAGATTCTGAAGAAAGACCCCAGCCTGATGCTTCCGGGTGCAGCCGGCTATGCCTCGCTGCCTGGTGGACACCAGGAGGGCTGGCCCGACGCCTTCCGCAACATCATTGCGGATATTTATCAGTGGATCCGAACCGGTGAGCGGCCGGCGACCGTCTGTACCTTTGCGGATGCCGAGTACCTCAGCCACGTTCTCGACGCTATGCTGGCAAGCCACGAAGCTGGTAGCGTGTGGAAGCAGGTCCAATTGCCTGCGGTTGCGGGCGAAACCAACACGGCGTCCCTGGCCGCACAATAA
- a CDS encoding sugar phosphate isomerase/epimerase family protein: MRLGVFDPVFAKLSLAEMLTELKRYPQITAIEVGTGGWPGSNHIDLDACLQSADAATTFKRQIEDAGLVISALSCHGNPVHPDQTIAKDYDTVFRKTVRLAEKLGVRAVVTFSGCPGGGPEETRPNWITTPWPPEYSDMLAWQWEQRLIPYWKDAGAFAADHGIGMAIEAHPGFCVYNPETAMQLRAEAGKSIGINLDPSHFYWQGIDLPAAIAYLGEAIFHVHAKDVALNTSNVARTGVLDAKSYTRMQDRSWLFRSVGWGHDELEWKRIASALRLAGYDHVISIEHEDALASIREGLGAAVATLSRVILQEPPVEAWWV; this comes from the coding sequence ATGCGACTTGGTGTCTTCGATCCCGTCTTTGCAAAACTGAGTCTGGCAGAGATGCTGACCGAGCTGAAACGCTATCCGCAGATCACGGCGATTGAGGTTGGTACAGGCGGCTGGCCGGGAAGCAATCACATCGATCTCGATGCCTGTTTGCAGTCTGCAGACGCTGCGACAACGTTCAAGCGCCAGATCGAAGATGCCGGGCTGGTGATCAGCGCACTCTCGTGCCACGGAAATCCCGTTCACCCGGATCAGACGATTGCTAAGGATTACGACACTGTCTTCCGGAAGACAGTCCGGCTGGCGGAAAAGTTAGGTGTTCGGGCGGTAGTGACCTTCTCCGGCTGCCCAGGAGGGGGGCCGGAAGAGACGCGCCCGAACTGGATCACCACTCCCTGGCCGCCGGAGTACAGCGATATGCTGGCGTGGCAGTGGGAGCAGCGGCTGATCCCTTACTGGAAAGATGCCGGGGCATTCGCAGCCGATCACGGCATTGGAATGGCGATCGAAGCGCATCCCGGTTTCTGTGTCTACAACCCTGAGACCGCCATGCAGCTGCGAGCCGAGGCAGGGAAGTCCATCGGTATCAACCTGGACCCAAGTCACTTTTACTGGCAGGGAATTGATCTCCCCGCGGCTATCGCTTATCTCGGAGAGGCCATCTTTCATGTGCACGCGAAAGATGTCGCGTTGAACACGAGCAATGTGGCTCGCACGGGTGTTCTGGACGCAAAGAGCTATACCCGCATGCAGGATCGCTCATGGCTCTTCCGCAGCGTGGGCTGGGGGCATGACGAGCTTGAGTGGAAGCGCATCGCGTCAGCGTTGCGGCTCGCCGGTTACGACCACGTCATCAGCATCGAGCACGAGGATGCGCTGGCCTCGATCCGCGAAGGTCTGGGAGCTGCAGTCGCGACCCTGTCGCGTGTCATCCTGCAGGAACCGCCGGTTGAGGCATGGTGGGTATAG
- a CDS encoding ROK family transcriptional regulator, whose protein sequence is MSRTGNDKERVSSRRQTELAVLQLIQREPAISRVELAHRLGLSTANITGVVGALVEKNFLVEEMSAAKVVGRRRISLTMHPDLGNVVGVDIGTFNLRIAVTDLNGKLLGYREEATEMWRGREAVLSRCFQLIDETLASSSIPVSKVLGIGVAFSGVIDVAEGMVLSYPRLGHAEQWKNVPLKKLVEDYFGIPCLLEDSARAVATTERFLGAGQNFQDFVYVDAGMGIGASIFIGGSIYRGFNGSAGEFGHMTVDENGPLCLCGNNGCLEAMASSATIIESVRRALSKGVISKTLEMANNQMDRISIEIIARAAEENDSLAYRVLSEAASHIGASAADLVNLLNPEAIIFGGALFRAAPVLLLDQIRRVVRQRAMEKSVNDVQLLSSPLGTNAGAVGAARLTAAAMIDTIHHRRGAEAAIPTMPQPAVPAG, encoded by the coding sequence ATGTCGCGCACCGGGAATGACAAAGAACGTGTCTCGAGCAGAAGACAGACAGAACTGGCTGTCCTGCAACTGATCCAGCGCGAACCCGCCATCTCCCGTGTCGAACTGGCGCACCGCCTGGGTTTGAGCACCGCCAATATCACCGGCGTCGTGGGTGCGCTCGTTGAAAAAAACTTTCTCGTGGAAGAGATGTCCGCGGCCAAAGTCGTCGGGCGCAGGCGCATCTCGCTCACCATGCATCCCGATCTCGGCAACGTGGTCGGCGTCGATATCGGAACCTTCAATCTTCGCATTGCCGTTACCGACCTGAACGGCAAGCTGCTCGGCTACAGAGAAGAGGCAACGGAGATGTGGCGAGGCCGCGAAGCTGTGCTCAGCCGCTGCTTTCAGCTCATCGATGAGACGCTGGCTTCCTCCAGCATTCCAGTCAGCAAGGTTCTCGGTATTGGTGTTGCCTTCTCCGGCGTGATCGATGTCGCCGAGGGCATGGTGCTTTCCTACCCAAGGCTGGGGCACGCGGAACAGTGGAAGAATGTGCCGCTGAAGAAGCTGGTAGAAGATTACTTCGGTATTCCCTGCCTGCTGGAAGACAGCGCGCGTGCCGTTGCAACGACAGAACGGTTTCTGGGCGCGGGGCAGAACTTTCAGGACTTCGTCTATGTCGATGCCGGCATGGGTATCGGCGCCTCCATCTTTATCGGCGGCAGCATCTATCGCGGCTTCAACGGCAGCGCCGGCGAGTTCGGGCACATGACCGTCGATGAGAACGGGCCGCTCTGCCTGTGCGGCAACAACGGCTGCCTGGAGGCGATGGCCTCGTCTGCAACCATCATTGAATCAGTCCGCAGAGCCCTAAGCAAAGGAGTCATCTCCAAGACGCTGGAGATGGCCAACAACCAAATGGACCGGATCAGTATCGAGATCATCGCCAGAGCTGCTGAGGAGAATGACAGTCTCGCCTACCGCGTCCTCTCCGAGGCGGCATCGCATATCGGCGCATCAGCGGCTGACCTGGTAAACCTGCTGAACCCCGAAGCGATCATCTTCGGCGGCGCGCTCTTCCGTGCCGCTCCCGTGCTGCTTCTGGACCAGATTCGCCGTGTCGTCCGTCAGCGCGCCATGGAAAAGTCAGTCAACGATGTTCAGTTGCTTTCCTCACCGCTGGGCACCAATGCCGGAGCAGTCGGCGCAGCGCGCCTGACGGCGGCTGCCATGATCGACACCATCCATCACCGCCGCGGTGCAGAGGCAGCTATACCCACCATGCCTCAACCGGCGGTTCCTGCAGGATGA